The following DNA comes from Geobacter sp..
TTAGTCTATGTATTGATCACGTTTCACAGGGGGGACCATGGAATTCAAGATTCTCAAAGAACCTTTCTTACGCGCACTGCAAAAGGTCCAGGGCATCGTGGAAAAGAAGAACACCATGCCGATCCTTTCCAATGTACTACTCGAAGCCGTTGATGACAGGATCTGTATCCTGGCAACCGACCTGGAAGTGGGAATCAAGACCTCCCATCCGGCAAAGGTGATTCAGGAAGGGAGAATAACCGTCTCTGCCAAGAAGCTCTACGAGATCATCAAAGAACTTTCAGATGATGAGATCACCTTTCTTACCCGTGAGAACGACTGGGTAGAACTGCGAAGCGGTAAGGCGCAATTCAACATTGTCGGGCTCTCTCCGGAGGAGTTTCCCTATTTCCCGCGTGTCAGCGATGAGAATCTGATCAAGATCAACGGCGGCCTGTTGAATGACATGATCGAAAAAACTGCCTATGCCATCTGTCATGACGAGACCAAGTACAACCTCAATGGCATTTTTGTGCGGGCCGTGGAAGAAGAAGGGCGAAATCTGCTCCGGATGGTGGCAACAGACGGCCATCGCCTTGCCATAGTTGAACGGGAGTTCAGCGGCTCAGTCTGTCCCGAATTGAGTGCCGGCATCATCTTCCCCAAGAAAGGGATCTTCGAGCTGAAGAAGATTACCGAGGATGCAGATGAGGACATCCTGATGACTTTTCTCGACAACAGTGCAGTTGTCAAGAAAGGTGATACCATCGTAGTGATGCGTCTGGTTGACGGCGATTTCCCCGATTACACCCGGGTTGTTCCCGTTGGCAACGATCTGGAGATCAAGATTGACAGAGAGATATTCCTCAGGGCCTTGAAACGTATCGCCATTCTCTCCAGCGAAAAATTCAAGGGGGTCAAGTTCAACATTGCACCGCAGCTTCTTGAGATTTCATCCAGCAATCCCGAGGTTGGAGAAGCCAAGGAGGAGCTGGAGATTGAATATTCCGGCGATCCACTGGTAACCCGCTTCAATGCACGCTATATCATTGATG
Coding sequences within:
- a CDS encoding DNA polymerase III subunit beta, which encodes MEFKILKEPFLRALQKVQGIVEKKNTMPILSNVLLEAVDDRICILATDLEVGIKTSHPAKVIQEGRITVSAKKLYEIIKELSDDEITFLTRENDWVELRSGKAQFNIVGLSPEEFPYFPRVSDENLIKINGGLLNDMIEKTAYAICHDETKYNLNGIFVRAVEEEGRNLLRMVATDGHRLAIVEREFSGSVCPELSAGIIFPKKGIFELKKITEDADEDILMTFLDNSAVVKKGDTIVVMRLVDGDFPDYTRVVPVGNDLEIKIDREIFLRALKRIAILSSEKFKGVKFNIAPQLLEISSSNPEVGEAKEELEIEYSGDPLVTRFNARYIIDVLSVLQEDQIKLMLKSEMAPAIVKPAVEQGFLSVIMPMRL